In the Klebsiella aerogenes KCTC 2190 genome, one interval contains:
- the nuoF gene encoding NADH-quinone oxidoreductase subunit NuoF, producing MKTIIRTAETHPLTWRLRDDKQPVWLDEYRSKNGYEGARKALSGMAPDEIVNAVKDAGLKGRGGAGFSTGLKWSLMPKDESMNIRYLLCNADEMEPGTYKDRLLMEQLPHLLVEGMLISAFALKAYRGYIFLRGEYIEAAQHLRRAIAEATEAGLLGKNILGTGFDFELFVHTGAGRYICGEETALINSLEGRRANPRSKPPFPASSGVWGKPTCVNNVETLCNVPAILANGVEWYQNISTSKDAGTKLMGFSGRVKNPGVWELPFGTTAREILEDYAGGMRDGLKFKAWQPGGAGTDFLTEAHLDLPMEFESIGKAGSRLGTALAMAVDHEIGMVPLVRNLEEFFARESCGWCTPCRDGLPWSVKILRALERGEGQPGDIETLEQLCRFLGPGKTFCAHAPGAVEPLQSAIKYFREEFEAGIKQQFSNTHAINGIQPNLLKTRW from the coding sequence ATGAAAACCATTATTCGTACTGCCGAAACGCATCCATTAACCTGGCGTCTGCGCGATGACAAGCAGCCGGTGTGGCTGGACGAGTATCGCAGCAAAAACGGTTATGAAGGGGCGCGCAAGGCCTTAAGCGGCATGGCGCCGGATGAAATCGTCAATGCGGTAAAAGACGCCGGCCTGAAAGGGCGCGGCGGCGCGGGCTTTTCCACCGGTCTGAAGTGGAGCCTGATGCCGAAAGACGAGTCCATGAACATCCGTTACCTGCTGTGTAATGCCGATGAAATGGAACCGGGTACCTATAAAGACCGTCTGCTGATGGAACAGCTGCCGCACCTGCTGGTGGAAGGCATGCTGATCTCCGCCTTTGCGCTGAAGGCCTACCGTGGTTACATCTTCCTGCGCGGTGAATATATCGAAGCGGCGCAGCATCTGCGTCGTGCGATTGCCGAAGCTACCGAAGCGGGCCTGTTGGGGAAAAATATCCTCGGTACCGGTTTTGACTTCGAGCTGTTCGTGCACACCGGGGCAGGGCGCTATATCTGCGGTGAAGAGACGGCGCTTATCAACTCGCTGGAAGGCCGCCGCGCTAACCCGCGCTCCAAGCCGCCGTTCCCGGCGAGCTCCGGCGTATGGGGTAAACCGACCTGCGTCAACAACGTTGAAACCCTGTGCAACGTCCCTGCCATCCTCGCCAACGGCGTGGAGTGGTACCAGAATATTTCAACCAGCAAAGATGCCGGCACCAAGCTGATGGGCTTCTCCGGGCGCGTGAAGAATCCGGGCGTCTGGGAACTGCCGTTCGGCACCACCGCGCGCGAGATCCTCGAAGATTACGCCGGCGGCATGCGCGATGGCCTGAAGTTTAAAGCCTGGCAGCCGGGCGGCGCCGGTACCGACTTCCTTACCGAAGCGCACCTCGATTTGCCGATGGAGTTTGAAAGCATTGGTAAAGCAGGTAGCCGTCTGGGCACCGCGCTGGCGATGGCCGTCGACCACGAGATCGGCATGGTTCCGCTGGTGCGCAACCTCGAAGAATTTTTTGCCCGTGAATCCTGCGGCTGGTGTACGCCTTGCCGAGACGGCCTGCCGTGGAGCGTGAAGATCCTGCGCGCCCTGGAGCGCGGCGAAGGCCAGCCTGGCGATATCGAAACTCTTGAGCAACTGTGTCGATTCCTCGGGCCGGGTAAAACCTTCTGCGCGCACGCGCCGGGCGCGGTTGAACCGCTGCAGAGCGCTATCAAATATTTCCGCGAAGAATTCGAGGCTGGCATTAAGCAGCAGTTCAGCAATACCCATGCAATTAACGGTATTCAGCCGAACCTGCTTAAGACGCGCTGGTAA
- the nuoC gene encoding NADH-quinone oxidoreductase subunit C/D has product MVNNMTDLTAHDAAPAWQTRDHLDDPVIGELRNRFGPDAFTVQPTRTGVPVVWVKREQLLEVGDFLKRLPKPYVMLFDLHGMDERLRTHRDGLPAADFSVFYHLISVDRNRDIMLKVALSENDLHLPTFTKLFPNANWYERETWEMFGVTFDGHPNLRRIMMPPTWEGHPLRKDYPARATEFDPFELTKAKQDLEMEALTFKPEEWGMKRGTENEDFMFLNLGPNHPSAHGAFRIILQLDGEEIVDCVPDIGYHHRGAEKMGERQSWHSYIPYTDRIEYLGGCVNEMPYVLAVEKLAGITVPDRVNVIRVMLSELFRINSHLLYISTFIQDVGAMTPVFFAFTDRQKIYDLVEAITGFRMHPAWFRIGGVAHDLPRGWDRLLREFLEWMPKRLDSYEKAALRNTILIGRSKGVAAYTAKEALEWGTTGAGLRATGIGFDVRKWRPYSGYENFDFEIPTGGGVSDCYTRVMLKVEELRQSLRILQQCLDNMPEGPFKADHPLTTPPPKERTLQHIETLITHFLQVSWGPVMPANESFQMVEATKGINSYYLTSDGSTMSYRTRIRTPSYAHLQQIPAAIRGSLVSDLIVYLGSIDFVMSDVDR; this is encoded by the coding sequence ATGGTGAACAATATGACTGATTTAACCGCGCATGACGCCGCACCAGCCTGGCAAACCCGCGATCACCTTGATGACCCGGTGATCGGCGAACTGCGCAACCGTTTTGGGCCGGATGCCTTTACCGTTCAGCCTACCCGTACCGGCGTTCCGGTGGTGTGGGTGAAGCGCGAACAGCTGCTTGAGGTGGGTGATTTCCTGAAGAGATTGCCGAAACCTTACGTGATGCTGTTTGACCTGCACGGCATGGACGAACGTTTACGTACGCACCGCGATGGCTTGCCAGCCGCGGATTTTTCCGTTTTCTACCACCTGATCTCAGTAGACCGCAACCGCGATATCATGCTCAAGGTGGCGTTGTCTGAAAACGATCTGCATCTGCCGACCTTCACCAAACTGTTCCCTAACGCCAACTGGTATGAGCGTGAAACCTGGGAAATGTTTGGCGTGACCTTCGACGGTCACCCGAATCTGCGCCGCATCATGATGCCGCCGACCTGGGAAGGCCACCCGCTGCGTAAAGACTATCCGGCGCGCGCCACCGAATTCGATCCGTTTGAGCTGACCAAAGCCAAGCAGGATCTGGAAATGGAAGCGTTAACCTTCAAGCCGGAAGAGTGGGGTATGAAGCGCGGCACCGAAAACGAGGACTTTATGTTTCTCAACCTCGGCCCGAACCACCCGTCCGCTCACGGCGCATTCCGTATTATTCTGCAGTTGGATGGCGAAGAGATCGTCGACTGCGTGCCGGACATCGGCTACCACCACCGCGGCGCGGAGAAAATGGGCGAACGCCAGTCCTGGCACAGCTACATCCCGTACACCGACCGTATCGAATACCTCGGCGGCTGCGTCAACGAGATGCCATACGTGCTGGCGGTGGAAAAACTGGCCGGGATCACCGTGCCGGATCGCGTGAACGTGATCCGCGTGATGCTGTCCGAACTGTTCCGCATCAATAGCCACCTGCTGTATATCTCGACCTTTATTCAGGACGTCGGCGCGATGACCCCGGTCTTCTTCGCCTTTACCGACCGTCAGAAAATCTACGATCTGGTCGAAGCGATCACCGGTTTCCGTATGCACCCGGCGTGGTTCCGCATCGGCGGCGTCGCCCACGACCTGCCGCGCGGCTGGGATCGCCTGCTGCGTGAATTCCTTGAGTGGATGCCGAAGCGCCTGGATTCCTATGAGAAAGCCGCGCTGCGCAACACCATTCTGATTGGCCGTTCCAAAGGCGTTGCCGCCTACACCGCAAAAGAAGCGCTGGAGTGGGGCACCACTGGCGCAGGTCTGCGCGCGACCGGTATCGGCTTCGACGTGCGTAAATGGCGTCCTTATTCTGGCTACGAAAACTTCGACTTTGAAATCCCGACCGGCGGCGGCGTTTCCGACTGCTACACCCGCGTGATGCTGAAAGTGGAAGAGCTGCGCCAGAGCCTGCGCATTCTCCAGCAGTGCCTCGATAATATGCCGGAAGGCCCGTTCAAAGCGGATCACCCGCTGACTACGCCGCCGCCGAAAGAGCGCACGCTGCAGCATATTGAGACCCTGATTACGCACTTCCTGCAGGTTTCCTGGGGCCCGGTGATGCCGGCCAACGAATCCTTCCAGATGGTTGAAGCGACGAAGGGGATTAACAGTTACTACCTGACCAGCGACGGCAGCACCATGAGCTACCGTACCCGTATTCGTACCCCGAGCTATGCGCACCTGCAGCAGATCCCGGCGGCGATCCGCGGCAGCCTGGTATCCGACCTTATCGTCTATCTGGGTAGTATCGATTTTGTTATGTCAGACGTGGACCGCTAA
- the nuoE gene encoding NADH-quinone oxidoreductase subunit NuoE, with protein MHENQQPQTEAFELSAAEREAIEHEKHHYEDPRAASIEALKIVQKQRGWVPDGAIYAIADVLGIPASDVEGVATFYSQIFRQPVGRHVIRYCDSVVCHITGFQGIQSAIEKKLDIKPGQTTFDGRFTLLPTCCLGNCDKGPTMMIDDDTHSYLTPEAIPDLLERYK; from the coding sequence ATGCACGAGAATCAACAACCACAAACCGAGGCTTTTGAGCTGAGTGCGGCAGAGCGTGAGGCTATTGAGCACGAAAAGCACCACTACGAAGACCCGCGTGCGGCGTCCATCGAAGCGCTGAAAATTGTTCAAAAACAGCGCGGCTGGGTGCCGGATGGCGCGATCTACGCGATCGCCGATGTGCTGGGGATCCCGGCAAGCGACGTCGAAGGCGTGGCGACATTCTACAGCCAGATCTTCCGCCAGCCGGTTGGCCGTCACGTGATCCGCTACTGCGACAGCGTGGTGTGCCATATCACCGGTTTCCAGGGGATCCAGTCGGCTATCGAGAAAAAGCTGGACATCAAACCGGGTCAAACCACCTTTGATGGCCGCTTCACGCTGCTGCCGACCTGTTGCCTTGGCAACTGCGACAAGGGGCCGACCATGATGATTGATGACGACACGCACAGTTATCTGACGCCGGAAGCGATTCCTGACCTCCTGGAGCGGTATAAATGA